DNA from Methylobacterium currus:
GCAGCTCCAGAGCATCCAGAAGCTCTTCCTCGTGTCGAGCGTGGCGCCGCTGGGCCTGATCGGCGTCGTCGCGGCGCTGCTGCCGTCGGGCGCACCGATGGGCTTCGTGGCGATCCTCGGCATCCTGGCGCTGATCGGCATCATCATCCGCAACGCCGTGATCCTCGTCACCCAGATCGACGAGTTCGAGGCCGAGGGGATGAGCCCGTGGGACGCGGTGGTGGAGGCGACGTGCCACCGCATGCGCCCGATCCTGCTCACCGCCGCGGCCGCGAGCCTCGGCATGGTGCCGATCGCCCGCGAGGTGTTCTGGGGGCCGATGGCCTATGCGATGATCGGAGGCATCATCGCGGCGACCTTCCTCACGCTGTTCTTCCTGCCGGCGCTCTATGTCGGCTGGTACCGGATCCGGCCGCAGAAGAAGGATGGAGCCTCAGGGGCCGTCTCTCACGCCTGACGGGCCAGGTCGAGAAACAGCGCCGCGGCGCGCGACGGGCTCCGGGCGGTTGGCGCCAGGAGCCCGAAACGCCGCGAGATCGCCGGCGCCAATGCGACGGCCTTCAGACCCTTCCGGTTCTCGGGCAGCGTCGATTCCGGGACGATGCTGACGCCGGTGCCCTCCCGCACCAGCGCGACGGCGCTGGCCCAGTCCCGGACCTCGATGCGGATATCGGCGAGCGAGAGGCCGGCCGTGCGCATCAGCGCCCCGGCATGGAGGTGGCACCCTCCGGTCGCGAGCACGAAGGGCTCGGAAGCGAGGCGGTCGAGCGTCACCTGGCGGTGCCGCGCGAGCGGGTGAGCGGCGGGCAGCACCGCGATCCAGGCATCCTGCCCGAGCGGAACCGCGTCGCTGCCGATGTCCGGGTTGAGAACGACGCCGAGATCGACCGACCCGTCAGCCAGCCAGGTCTCCACCTCACGATCGTCGGTTTCGAGCGCGACCAGCGCGATCTCGGGGTAGCGGGTGCGGAACCGCCGCAGGAGCGGCGGCAGCACCGTCGCGAAGACGCTCGGGAAAGCGGCAAGGCGCAGCGATCCGGGTTCCTGGCTGCCCGCCGCACGCGCCTCCCGGCGGATCGCGTCCAGGTGGCTTGAGATGGCCTGGGCATGGTGCAGCACACGCTCGCCCAGCGCCGTGAGCGCAACCCCGTGCCGCTGGCGGACCAGCAGCTTGGCGCCGAGAGTCTCCTCGAGAGCCGCGAGCGCCTGGCTCATGCCGGATTGCGTGATGCCGGTGGTCTCGACGGCACCGGAAACGCTGCCGGCTTCGGCCACGGCGACCAGGATGCGGAGCTGCG
Protein-coding regions in this window:
- a CDS encoding LysR family transcriptional regulator; the encoded protein is MPGIRVEEKQLARIRGISAPTMNLSQLRILVAVAEAGSVSGAVETTGITQSGMSQALAALEETLGAKLLVRQRHGVALTALGERVLHHAQAISSHLDAIRREARAAGSQEPGSLRLAAFPSVFATVLPPLLRRFRTRYPEIALVALETDDREVETWLADGSVDLGVVLNPDIGSDAVPLGQDAWIAVLPAAHPLARHRQVTLDRLASEPFVLATGGCHLHAGALMRTAGLSLADIRIEVRDWASAVALVREGTGVSIVPESTLPENRKGLKAVALAPAISRRFGLLAPTARSPSRAAALFLDLARQA